The Coffea arabica cultivar ET-39 chromosome 9c, Coffea Arabica ET-39 HiFi, whole genome shotgun sequence nucleotide sequence ATCAACTTCTAAAACGACTGCAATAGTAATGCTAATTTTTTGAGTCAACTTATGCGTTTACTAAGAGTCATATTCCTTGCTTGGAAAGggatttttttatcaaaaaattctcTATATTTTTTGTGAACACATTTCTGAATCACCtttttactttatatatatcaaatcgctacaatatatttttttacaaaaagtcCAAAAAATTGCAATCTAAACACAATCATAGGTTTTTGAACTTAATGGTTTCGATTGAATTCTGTACACAAAAGATTGTAATTTTTCAAGGAAAATTCTAAGATCCCTTTAGAGCATCATTTTCATAAgagaaaatcgtccaaaacgtccctcatattttgtaaatgacttttttcgtccatCACTttttaaagtgtaattttatatccgttacatatttacatcggtcaaatttagtccctaactaggttttcgatcattttttggctggaatccatcacgtgcaaggcacgtgatcattttttaagggtaaatttgtcaaattatattttacataatctgatctatagtcctccacattttataaaataatttttttcgtccctcacattttataaaatgattttttcatccctcacatttcacaaaatgaatttctccatccctcacatttcaaaaaatgaatatttccatccctcactaattatgtATGTGAGGCAAACCCTAACAAaaaatgtgtgtgaatacattttgtttaaacacatgtatatgtctatttgattttacttaataatacgaatagcataaatatatgtatgtgtctttttgatttcacttaaaaatacgaataccatatattatacgtgatcatttgatttcatatgGTATTAGCTAGTAAATAATCTTACATTCATTGTCAAGTTCGCCAATAAaactattttcggtcaaaatacaataagaatatgcaaattaaggttctattggtaaatattagtcataatcatacaaaaagagaagatagctcACAAACTGGGCctaattacatacatgtgtttatgctattattattaagcaaaatcaaataaacatatacgtctgtttaaaaaaatgtattcacacacataattagtgagaaatgaaaatttcattttttgaaatgtgagggatggagaaattcattttgtgaaatgtgagggatgaaaaaaatcattttataaaatgtgagagacgaaaaatttattttataaaatgtggaggactatagatcagattatgtaaaatataatttgacaaatttacccttcaaaaatgatcacgtgccttgcacgtgatgattccggccaaaaaatgatcggaaacctagttaaggactaaatttgttcgatgtgaatatgtaaggaatataaaattacacttttaaaagtacgggacgaaaaaagttattttacaaaatgcgAGAGACGTTTTAAacgatttttccttttcataaTATGAATCTTCTTTCAATAATGACCGTAATTCAAATTGTAAAATTTTGAAGTTGTTATAATTTAATGTCAAAATTATGTTTTCGCCGTCCAACGGTGAATTTAAGGCGAGGGTACGATAATCAAATGATTCTTGTAAAATCTCCCTTTGTGTAAATGTGTACTTTTTCTCGTGCATGTACATGCATTTATTGGTTTGGCACATAAGTGTTGGGTAAAATTCcaagtcaagaaaaaaaaaagagagaagaaaatgtATGACAAGAAAGAACAACTACAAGAAAACGTGGTGGTCAAAGACTCAAATCAAAACACCAATAAaagtataaaaataataaataaacaaataaataaacacaAGAAAAGAAGGCGATAAGCTGGTCAAAGAATCGGTAAAAGATCGCCGACCCCATTGAATCTGCTAGTGACTCTTGTCGTCAATCGTCATCAGCCCTGCCTCTCTCTCTCAATTACTCAGTTCCTCTACAaaagcaaacaaacaaaaaccCATTTAACACTTCAGATTCAGATAGAACCGTGTCTTTACTGGAGTAGTGTACTAGCAGTTCATAGACCTCTTTTGAGGCCTCTTCCTTCCGTATTTGTGTCTGTTTTTTGTAAGAAAAAGAAGGATCTAAATGGACTACGAAAGGATTCACAAAGTTCAGGTTTGTTGCATTgaatatttcattcatttttctcatttctttttcttgactGCTTTTGATGATGCATTTGAGCAAGTTCTGAGAAGTGGTGTGGGATTTGTTCAAATGTGAGTTTTCTCAAATGGGTTCAAATTACAGGGCTTTGTTTTGGGGTGTgaacaaattttgatttttctgaaTTGTTGGCTCACTGGCTTATTGGTGTGGTGGTTGTTTTGATATGGTCTGCAGACTGGTATAATATCTCCAAGTAAACTGAGAATGAAGCTGATAGGGCAGAGGAAAAAAGATGGATCAAACAGCAATTCCTCAAGAACTTCGCCTACCAAGCTTGAAGATTCTGAATTTGTCAAGAACAGCTTGTTGGCTACCCAAAGTGGTGATTTTGATGAGGAAGGTGTGTGTTTGATGCTTGTATAGTTTTCGATTTTAGATTGGTTTTTATATTGCTTaataattcattttcttttttctttttttttttttggttctttctTTTACTTGTGTCTTTGAGCATGCAACTTAATTTTGCTACCTCCGGAATTTGAACGGTTCTGGTAATCTTTGCAAAACATAGGGtcagaatctttttttttttttttttaataatttgctTTCAGGGCATTTTCTTTCTAGTTACGCAGGCCAACTTGATGTAATTTGCTAAGCTTAGGCACTCGatctagttttcaacttcaaattGGTATAGATACACACCTTTGAATTAGTTTTGCTATATCCTCAACTGCAGGGGAAGTAGTAAGAAATTGGTTATATTCTGTAACAGATAGGTGTCTCTGTTTTAGTGTCTTTGGAACTTTGGAACTTAGATAGATGATTTTGAGAGGGTAACAAGTTTGCGTTTATCTTTTGCTGATTAAGGgaatttttcttctaatttgcAGCTTCCAGTCTTAATGTTTCATCCGTTAAATTGTCTGAAAATTCAGTATCTACTGCTGGACAAGGTGATTCCATTTCCTGCCAGCCAAGTGAGGCTATGCCTAGGGGAAATGGGGAAGTTGATCCGGTCAAAACTCAACGAACATCTAAGGGAGAAAATGCTAATTGTAGTGCAGGACACCCAGGGAGAACATATGAAGATGAGAATCTTGATTATGATAGTACCTCGAGCTTTGAGTTTCATAGAGGCGAAAGATTGCATCACCATGGTGTCACGAGATTGTTCTCAAGGCCTATATCGTCCAAGTGGAATGATGCAGAGAAGTGGATAATCAATAGGCAGAATGTGCCACCTGGTCATCCCAAGAAGGCACATGTACACAATCAAGCAAGTCGTTTACCAGTTCTTAACATGGTTAGAGTTGCTCCTGAGAATGTGAGTTATGAGAATAAGTTAGCTGTCAAACGGGTTGATTTCTGTCAACCAGCACCACACCTGGCATCGGAGAGGTTTGATCCTGTTGCAACTGGATCTAATCCTGTTTCTGTTGAAGAGAATGGAGCAAATTCTTTGATTGAACTGTGCCCAGAAAGTAAGGATTTGATGGAGGTGGATACTAAGAGTTTATCATCTACAAAGAGCTCAATAGAAAATGCAACAGGTAATCCGATCCTTTTCTACAAATGGGTGATATGCTAAGAAGCAAAGAAGTTTAGATTCCTCCTTTTTCAGAAGTTTTTTCTACAGTGGTCACGGCTGCGGTTGACCACCTAATTTTCCATTAATTGATCTTCTGTGACTAAATTTGGAGGTCTGTAAATGTGCTTCTCTACCCTGATCTGTTTTCAGCTGAACTAAATTTCTTGGTTGGCCTTCATGATTCCCCGAAGTAAACTGTCCTGCCTCCTTTTGATGAATCAATGCAATTACTGATGTTCTGTTTTCTGAATTTGTTCTAGTGTCGTATCCTTGAAAATTTAAAACCTACAGGTGCTAAAACTTGCTAGGTTTCCTTGGGAAACCAGGTGCCAAAAAGTTGGTAccatattttgtttaattttgggaATTAAGTACCAGTGAATCTTCTTCAAGTAGGCAGAGACCATGTTCATACATCTTATGAAATACAATTAGCAAACTCAAGTCTTTTTCATGCCTTTTCTTCCATCTTCGTGGATCTAACTATTCCTTTATTTTCATGTAGGTGTCTCCACTGTGAGATCGGTTTCAATGAGAGACATGGGAACGGAAATGACCCCTATTCCAAGTCAAGAACCTTCCAGAACTGCTACTCCTACGGGTGCAACACCATTGCGTAGTCCAACATCTTCTATCCCATCCACTCCTCGACGAGGAGAGCCAGCACCGACTCCTACAGAGCACCCCAATGATGATGCATCTCAGCATTCAACTGGAAATGGAAGAAACGAAATGTCAGAGCAAGAACTAAAGCTCAAGACAAGGAGAGAGATTGTAGCCCTTGGAGTCCAACTTGGTAAGATGAATATTGCTGCTTGGGCTAGTAAAGATGACAAAAGTCACTCTGTGGCTGAAGCCTCTGATGCAGATGAACATGAACGAATCGAATATGCAAAACGAGCAGCTGCTTGGGAGGAAGCTGAGAAAACAAAACACACTGCGAGGTTAAAACACTGCATCACCGTGATGACAGTTTTTTCCTTTCAACAATTGTTCTGCTTTATGTTAAGTTTTTTGACGAGTTATTCCTATATTCTCAGATTCAAGCGTGAAGAAATAAAAATCCAAGCATGGGAAAGTCAGCAGAAAGCAAAGCTTGAAGCAGAAATGAGGAGAACAGAGGTACATGAATTACGTCCACTGTTGATATTCTTATCTTTTAAATTTGGAAGTTGCGTTGCATTTGTCAAACACCAAGTTTCAAGTTGTTGACTCATTCACAATTTAAACTAAACAATCCATGATCTCCTTCAGGTTTACAAGATGCTGAATAAGTGTTGATGCCACCAAGATTCACTCTAATTTGACTTGTGTCTGCTTTGATATTTACTTCTGACGTACTTTTGTATGAACAGAGATGAACTATCTTCTTCATGTTCTCAGTTTCACTTTGTTACACCTTTCAGGCTCAAGTTGAGCAAATGAGGGCACAAGCCCAAGCAAAGATGGTAAAGAAGATTGCAATGGCTAGGCAAAGGTCGGAAGAAAAACGAGCAGCAGCTGAAGCTAGAAGGAATAGGCAGGCAGAAAAAGTTGCTGCCCAAGTCGAGTATATTCGCAACACTGGTCGACTTCCAGCATCTTCCTTCATCTGCTGTGGTTGGTCGTGATAAAATTGAGAAATTGCCAATATAGTAAAGAAGGATTTCAATAGAGTATGTATCAAAAATATATGGTTACAATACAGTTAGTTCACTGTAGTTTATCCTTCTATACTTTAATGTGATCTTCAGATTAGATTTTGTCGTGTAAGTTATCCATATATTGTAGCATCCTGCAATCTGAAAACCAAAGTTTTTAGATGATGTAGCTTGTGCAATCGACCCAAAATTGACTCCTTTCTCATGTTGTTTCTTAGAACAATCTGTCAAATTGTTCCTCGTCCTACCAATTGGTACCTTTGTCTGTGTTTACACATGCCAAACAAATATTTGGTTGTATGATTGAGGCAACCTTTCCGCATTTCGTGCAAAGCTTGACTTCTGCGGATCAAATATGCAAAGGATTTACAACAACCGTTTGAACTAGAATAACTTGGAGAAAAGATGATTCTCTTCGGGTCTGTTTgattggaagtaaaatgttttccttggaaaaatattttccgtggaagtaattttccatgaaaatcattttcctttcatcattttcaggtgtttggttaacttattgaaaatattttcttacttcatttttctggtgtttgtttaacttttgaaatattttcacttttatctctatttttactttctacacattataactacatacttcttcccatgcaaaataagaaaatttatctcattgtttaacattaaaaaatcttggagaaatgtatatatgaataaaaaatatctccttaagcaataaacaagttgctggccatttagtgtcaaatatcaatcacatgcaatgcttattgtgacatatatcttgcactctcactgctgaaagtttctctagaaaagaatgtccctattatacataattaattactagcatagaatgagcaggatgagatttttttttttttttttgaatatactaggaggagggttgggttgggttgggttgggtggtacgggggagggagtgtaaggaagaggtcttgggtttacactaaaaaaaaaaagaacatactacaagatgttttcagtaagtttggaacatactacaggcgggatgcatgcatttcggaaaacaacttcagtaaatttggaagggaagttgttttccataagatgagtgaaaatattttacataggaaaatgttttcagtaacttttgtgcaaccaaacacgggaaattaggaaaatattttcttggaaaatattttcacccgaaacaaacggaccttCAGAGATATTCTTTTCTGTTAACATGTTTCtcctttacttttctttcttctggaATTAAATTCTGACCATTTTCCAGCATTAGCGCAGgggaaaaaatataaagaaaaatatagatTGTATCTTTGTTTGGATACgagattatttgaaatgtgATGCAttagaataattactgtagtatttttaaaaatgtgaTGCATGCTAATGTGTATGCAAGATAAAAATatgattccaaaaataaaaaaggtgtTTTATAAGATGTGTTTGTAatgtaagtaaataaataaatttttggcaaacaattttttgtttgtatttacttgatttattttgcatatttCTGGTGGATTGAAGTTTGTAGTCATATATCTAGAATAGATTTGTCAATAAAACAATTCTTAATTTCTCTGGTCGTAGTGTTAGTAGCCAGCTGGAAGAAGGCTGCTCTACTCTGCGGTTATGGGGTCTTCCGTTACACGCTAATAATGTGTAACACCCATGTTACACAGACTGACTTGCATTGACATGTTTCTTTCCTATTGTGCATGGAGTCAACAATTAGAACTCCGCGATTGATTTGAAAAACATGGGAAGCCCGGTGTATTCGGGGGAACCTCTGTTCTCTCATTGCTAACTAATCCTATCCCTCGAAAAGTCCAAATTTCAAGCATGAAGCAATACTTACATTTGGTAAACAATGCAATCTGTGTATTCGGAATTTCGGATAGGAGATAAATTAAAACATTATTTATAATATTtatcataatatttttttaataatgtaGTGTATATGAGATGAAAAACTAATTGAGAAGacaaaaaattaattgaaaaacCTAATTATaatgcaaataaaataatatctcaaaaaaaattatgtttcTCTTAGGGCTTATTTTCAATTGATCTTGCAAACTTGATTTTACCTTTTGGTTTTCAAAAAACTATTTTGTTATGTACTCAACTGATTTTAAAAACgtgattttgaattttgttgaCCCAAAAAAGTTAAAATCAGAAACAAGTCTTGAGTTACTTTTCAATTTTGATTCTGGTTTACTTTTTCATCTTAACATAAtcattagggataattttagaaacttcccttgagatttctaaaaatttcacttaGCTCCCCTCAAGTTTATAAAATTAAACTTACCTCTCTTGGCATGGTAAATACCTATAATGCCCTCCACTTGGTAGACAATTATAAATTTAGGCAATAAATTTACAACACCcaaaaagtatatatatttatctgtctcttgtcttttttgCTTCTCTCTTTTCTAGTTAATATAACGTCTTTTTATTATCTTCAGTTTTATGGatattagcaaattgaaattaTAAAATCAACAGAGGGAACAAATTATGTTAAactagaagaaaatgaagaaactcGTAGTGatagagaaataaataatgaaattgatgattgaaatagGAAGAAGAATCAAAGATGTggaatttgtcatattttgtttgttgtcaagaaaaacttttataagatatcaataattacataagaatttctttcattggattagaaattttttattatgataTTATTGTGGAGGTAGAATTTATTCTCTACTTTTGAGATATTACTATTTTTAAGGCCATAGAAGAGTAGTAATGGTGGTTCTAAGTCAAATTAGCCTGTATTGGAAAGGTACTTGGATATTGATATTTAATTTTAGGGTATAAAATTAGTTGTCAATGGggtttgtgtgtgtgttttttaatttttttcatatgACAAGTATTGATACTGTATATGCAATTTGGAATCTTTTGGACGACTACTTGGTTTTAAAACTTATGCTTGGATGGTTCTTAGAGATTAGACTTGTTGATTTGTACAAAGTGTGGAAGAAAGTGATTGAGTATACTATATTTTTCATTCTTAGTTTTGTACAAAAGGGCAATTTAGGAATTTTGTGAGAAAATCTATCTTGTTGGACCTATATTAttactaaattgtaaaagtagAAGAgctatgtgtaatttttaagGGGAGGTCTTTGTAATTGTttaaaaccttaggggaggtttgtgaaattatccttAATTATTAAACTATTTAAAGATTATATAACTTTTTTTGCCACACATCTCTCTCTATCTTCCTTTGATTCTCAGCTAATATCTAAATTCACCTTTGTGCCCcttccatttttttctctttcaacatttaattttcttaacaaaaataatcaatagcataaaataattatttaattagcaCAAAAGTTGTTTATGTAGCATATAAGGGCAATTTAGTCATCTTATTGTCAAAATCAACTTTTAAGAAATCTTTCACTGCACGTAGggatgggcgcgggtcgggtacccgccccaTTCACCATTTGGCTGACCCGACCTGCACCTTGCAGGCCAGCCATTCTTTGACCCTTACTCGCCCCGCATATCAGTGGGTACCCTATAATCGGGTACCCGCTGAGATAGGGTCGGGTCAACGAATACCCACCCCGccccatttatcatttaattttaaaaaaataatttataccaatttaattttatattttacacattcatctaagatttaataattttttttctaaaaaaaggttttccaccaagaaacaagcatgtgaagaaaatataagataaaagaaaaaaatgaaaagaattcgaaatcaataaaagtttgaaataagtaccacaatttttaatatatatgtttcacattaattaaacttttttctataaaatataagatcatggcctctacaaatgaatcttgtaaataaactatagtctcttatatttgtaatgcaatttgttcaataaaattacttatttagttcttattattttatagtgtgtgtataaaaataaaaataaaataaaatatatatatatgagggGCGGAGCGGGTACCCGCgggtttttaattatgtgaccctaaCCCGCCCTGCATCttagcgggtacccgaccctctTTTGACCCGATCAAATAACAAAAATCGGATATTCTAATTTTTGGATCGGATCGGATATGACGGGTTTTCGGGTTAGCGGATAATTTTGCCAACCCTAACTGCATGAACTAAATCCGCAGCAATAATCTGCTAATAACTTTTGGTAAAACAAAGCTGTAAATCCAGTTGGCCCCTCTACACAGGTTGTTGAATAGCATATTAGACATATTTAGCCAAATTCTttatttgatcaaatgaatgatGCTTGTTTAAATTGTATCATTTCAATTTTGCAAGGAAAGAATGTTAAAATAGAGTGTGCGAGCACAGATCGGCCTCCTCTGACATGATGTAGAAGCCTCTCGGTAAGGTTATCCTGCTAGCAACAAATAATGAGATCACAGAGTGGGGATATGCCCCTATTTTAACTTTGATGCCTAAGTTAATATCTAAAGTGGGAGACAAATAGTTCAGGAACTATCTAGtagaaattttgagattttctCTCATAAACTTCAGAAGGAGTGGGGGATATTTATAGGAGAAAAATGATATGGCTCATTGGTATTCGAATCTCTTATGTCAGTTGACCTATCTTTATAGGGCAATGATTGTCAAATAGACTTATCAAAGGTCATGTCAAACAACTTTTGTCTTGTCAACCCTAGCATGCCATATTAGGACAGCTGAGAACTTGGATTTCCCTAGCTATATGAAAGGAAGAAAGTAGCAGGAAACACACCTTGGTGATCTAGAAGACTAGAACCGAGGTGGTATTTTGGGGTCTCGCATAGTGGAACAAACTTTGTTGATAAAGTTAATAACATCTATAACTGTGAGAGGCATAACCAAATAGGCTGCTAGAGGAGagcagctcaaaaaaaaaaaaaaagacatagtACACCTATTCTTTATTACTTTAGTTACTTCTCTATGCCACTATTATTTGAAGACATGGACACATAATCATGGTACGTTCAATCAATCATGGTCAAGAAGGAAGGCTAAAGTAGAAATTTTACTTGGAAATATTTTATTGGTATTTGTTGTTGTTTCCTATATCTTATTAGAGATCAAAAAGTGCTCTAGTGTGTCAAGTGGAGTACTAGTATATGTTTGTACTTATAGGAAGTTTACACTTTCCAAAACTACTAGTCTAAAGTTTTCTAGCAGTTTTCTATATAATAAAGGATAACTAACTTAAATAAATCATGACTGAAGACTTGGTGTATGAGGGCATGGTTTGGCTAGGCTTCATGGGTTATTCTATGGGTTTCAAGTGTTTGGAAACCATCGAGTCGGTTGACTAAGTGTGGGAGGCAACTAAGCTAGGACCATGGAAGTTGGAAGGGCCCATACGTAACGGTCGCCCAAAGGGTTGCTGACTTGAGTCAAGTTTAATAGGATAGTGCTATTTGCCTAAACTGACCAAAGCACAAACAGTGAAGATTCATGGACACAAATCGACGGGGTTGCATGCGTGATAGGTGACGGTTGCTAGATATGAGACGGTTGCTCTTGGAATTCAAATagccttttctcttcttcctttcctATTGCTTCTTGAGGGTCAGCGATCAGAGCTTGTCAGCTGCACTGTTGCTTATGAAAAGTTGAGTTAGGCAGAATctaagagagaagaaagaattcCTTAGTTTGTTCTACATGTTAAAATTCCCTTGTATACTTTATGATGAAAAAATGCAACGTTGATCTTTGGTTGTAAGTTG carries:
- the LOC113707702 gene encoding uncharacterized protein isoform X2; the encoded protein is MDYERIHKVQTGIISPSKLRMKLIGQRKKDGSNSNSSRTSPTKLEDSEFVKNSLLATQSGDFDEEVSTAGQGDSISCQPSEAMPRGNGEVDPVKTQRTSKGENANCSAGHPGRTYEDENLDYDSTSSFEFHRGERLHHHGVTRLFSRPISSKWNDAEKWIINRQNVPPGHPKKAHVHNQASRLPVLNMVRVAPENVSYENKLAVKRVDFCQPAPHLASERFDPVATGSNPVSVEENGANSLIELCPESKDLMEVDTKSLSSTKSSIENATGVSTVRSVSMRDMGTEMTPIPSQEPSRTATPTGATPLRSPTSSIPSTPRRGEPAPTPTEHPNDDASQHSTGNGRNEMSEQELKLKTRREIVALGVQLGKMNIAAWASKDDKSHSVAEASDADEHERIEYAKRAAAWEEAEKTKHTARFKREEIKIQAWESQQKAKLEAEMRRTEAQVEQMRAQAQAKMVKKIAMARQRSEEKRAAAEARRNRQAEKVAAQVEYIRNTGRLPASSFICCGWS
- the LOC113707702 gene encoding uncharacterized protein isoform X1 is translated as MDYERIHKVQTGIISPSKLRMKLIGQRKKDGSNSNSSRTSPTKLEDSEFVKNSLLATQSGDFDEEASSLNVSSVKLSENSVSTAGQGDSISCQPSEAMPRGNGEVDPVKTQRTSKGENANCSAGHPGRTYEDENLDYDSTSSFEFHRGERLHHHGVTRLFSRPISSKWNDAEKWIINRQNVPPGHPKKAHVHNQASRLPVLNMVRVAPENVSYENKLAVKRVDFCQPAPHLASERFDPVATGSNPVSVEENGANSLIELCPESKDLMEVDTKSLSSTKSSIENATGVSTVRSVSMRDMGTEMTPIPSQEPSRTATPTGATPLRSPTSSIPSTPRRGEPAPTPTEHPNDDASQHSTGNGRNEMSEQELKLKTRREIVALGVQLGKMNIAAWASKDDKSHSVAEASDADEHERIEYAKRAAAWEEAEKTKHTARFKREEIKIQAWESQQKAKLEAEMRRTEAQVEQMRAQAQAKMVKKIAMARQRSEEKRAAAEARRNRQAEKVAAQVEYIRNTGRLPASSFICCGWS
- the LOC113707702 gene encoding uncharacterized protein isoform X3; this encodes MDYERIHKVQTGIISPSKLRMKLIGQRKKDGSNSNSSRTSPTKLEDSEFVKNSLLATQSGDFDEEASSLNVSSVKLSENSVSTAGQGDSISCQPSEAMPRGNGEVDPVKTQRTSKGENANCSAGHPGRTYEDENLDYDSTSSFEFHRGERLHHHGVTRLFSRPISSKWNDAEKWIINRQNVPPGHPKKAHVHNQASRLPVLNMVRVAPENVSYENKLAVKRVDFCQPAPHLASERFDPVATGSNPVSVEENGANSLIELCPESKDLMEVDTKSLSSTKSSIENATGVSTVRSVSMRDMGTEMTPIPSQEPSRTATPTGATPLRSPTSSIPSTPRRGEPAPTPTEHPNDDASQHSTGNGRNEMSEQELKLKTRREIVALGVQLDEHERIEYAKRAAAWEEAEKTKHTARFKREEIKIQAWESQQKAKLEAEMRRTEAQVEQMRAQAQAKMVKKIAMARQRSEEKRAAAEARRNRQAEKVAAQVEYIRNTGRLPASSFICCGWS